In Nocardia asteroides, the following proteins share a genomic window:
- a CDS encoding ESX secretion-associated protein EspG → MGWTFSADEFAHVWRESGQDRMPFPLRVLESPRTEDEAVRVRAALRERLPGGGDPDLAACLRIIAAPHARIVLVGGAHTPGSEIRLLACSVYDHAVLAVQEPGTRPDFGGRVRVSIGHTAGIGARVAACLPDTPPGREPAREADADAVRDEETVVATHPAVPRIQRLLRRPHTAEGHIRIETGLDRPTPTPPVHYSWIDVAGDGRYLLRAGETVHVVPAAAGQLAAQLQRRLAPVHSSNTRRSG, encoded by the coding sequence ATGGGATGGACCTTCAGCGCTGACGAATTCGCGCACGTGTGGCGGGAATCCGGTCAGGACCGAATGCCGTTCCCGCTGCGAGTACTCGAATCGCCACGCACCGAGGACGAAGCCGTCCGCGTACGGGCAGCACTGCGCGAGCGACTACCCGGCGGCGGCGACCCCGATCTCGCCGCCTGCCTGCGGATCATCGCCGCACCGCACGCCAGGATCGTGCTCGTCGGCGGCGCGCACACCCCCGGCAGCGAGATCCGGCTGCTGGCCTGCTCGGTGTACGACCACGCCGTGCTCGCGGTACAGGAACCCGGCACCCGCCCCGATTTCGGTGGCCGCGTGCGGGTTTCGATCGGCCATACCGCCGGTATCGGGGCCAGGGTCGCCGCGTGCCTGCCCGACACTCCGCCCGGCCGTGAGCCCGCGCGCGAGGCCGACGCGGACGCGGTGCGCGACGAGGAGACGGTGGTCGCGACCCATCCCGCCGTGCCGCGAATCCAGCGGCTGCTGCGCCGCCCGCACACCGCCGAGGGACACATCCGCATCGAAACCGGGCTCGACCGCCCGACACCGACCCCACCGGTGCACTACAGCTGGATCGATGTGGCCGGCGACGGCCGCTACCTGCTGCGCGCCGGGGAAACGGTGCACGTGGTGCCCGCGGCCGCCGGTCAGCTCGCCGCCCAGCTGCAGCGCAGACTGGCTCCGGTGCACAGCTCGAACACCAGAAGGTCCGGTTAG